From Acidothermus cellulolyticus 11B, a single genomic window includes:
- the pyrH gene encoding UMP kinase yields MADGEGGAASAPTAGTRPVYRRVLLKLGGEMFGGGHVGVDPDIVASIARQIAAVVAEGVQMAVVIGGGNFFRGAELSVRGMDRARSDYMGMLGTVMNCLALQDFLEKLGVDTRVQTAITMGQVAEPYIPRRAIRHMEKGRVVIFGAGLGAPYFSTDTTAAQRALEIGAEVVLMAKAVDGVYDSDPKTNADAVRFDHLDYDEVLARDLKFADATAISLCRDNGMPIIVFNLLEEGNIARAVHGEKIGTIVSSGDGVPPRRQAVSPAR; encoded by the coding sequence GTGGCAGACGGTGAAGGAGGAGCAGCGTCCGCTCCCACGGCCGGCACTCGGCCGGTGTACCGGCGGGTGCTGCTCAAACTGGGCGGCGAGATGTTCGGCGGCGGGCACGTCGGCGTTGATCCCGACATCGTCGCGTCCATAGCCCGGCAGATCGCCGCCGTGGTGGCCGAGGGCGTGCAGATGGCGGTCGTCATTGGCGGAGGCAATTTCTTCCGCGGCGCCGAGCTGTCCGTCCGTGGCATGGACCGGGCTCGTTCCGATTACATGGGCATGCTCGGCACGGTGATGAATTGCTTGGCATTGCAGGATTTCCTGGAGAAGCTCGGCGTTGACACCCGGGTGCAGACAGCGATCACGATGGGGCAGGTGGCCGAGCCGTACATACCGCGACGGGCGATCCGGCATATGGAGAAGGGCCGGGTGGTGATTTTCGGCGCCGGGCTCGGCGCCCCGTACTTCTCCACGGACACGACCGCGGCCCAGCGGGCTCTGGAGATCGGAGCAGAGGTCGTGCTGATGGCCAAGGCGGTCGACGGCGTGTACGACAGCGATCCGAAGACCAACGCGGACGCCGTCCGATTCGACCATCTCGATTACGACGAGGTGCTGGCCCGCGACCTCAAATTCGCCGACGCCACCGCGATCTCACTCTGCCGGGACAACGGGATGCCGATCATCGTGTTCAATTTGCTCGAGGAGGGCAACATCGCCCGTGCTGTCCACGGTGAGAAGATCGGCACTATTGTTTCCAGCGGGGACGGCGTTCCGCCGCGGCGGCAGGCCGTATCGCCGGCGCGCTGA
- the tsf gene encoding translation elongation factor Ts has product MATFTTADVKRLRELTAAGMMDCKKALEEADGDFDKAVELLRIKGAKDVGKRAERTTANGLVAAATDDGVGVLVEVKCETDFVAKGERFQELGRRIVQAALTTETDDPAVLLDAVVDGRSVRDLVEENSAALGEKIELGRLARFAGAAVVSYLHKTSPDLPPQLGVLVELSAPNAEAGKDIAQHIAAFAPRYLTRADVPEDVVAAERRIAEATAREEGKPEQALPKIVEGRVTGFFKETVLTEQAFAKDPKKTVQQVLDDAGVRVVRFARFRIGQL; this is encoded by the coding sequence ATGGCTACGTTCACCACTGCCGACGTCAAGCGACTCCGCGAATTGACCGCGGCTGGGATGATGGATTGCAAGAAGGCGCTGGAGGAAGCGGACGGCGACTTTGACAAGGCCGTCGAGCTCCTGCGCATCAAAGGGGCCAAGGATGTCGGCAAGCGCGCCGAGCGGACCACGGCCAACGGTCTCGTCGCCGCCGCAACGGACGACGGCGTCGGTGTCCTCGTCGAGGTGAAATGCGAGACCGATTTCGTCGCCAAGGGCGAGCGTTTCCAGGAGCTCGGACGGCGCATCGTCCAGGCCGCGTTGACCACCGAGACCGATGACCCGGCGGTCCTCCTGGACGCCGTCGTCGACGGCCGCAGTGTGCGCGATCTCGTCGAGGAGAACAGCGCCGCCCTCGGCGAGAAGATCGAGCTTGGCCGTCTCGCTCGCTTCGCCGGCGCCGCGGTGGTGAGCTACCTGCACAAGACGAGCCCGGATTTGCCGCCGCAGCTTGGTGTTCTCGTCGAACTCTCCGCGCCGAACGCCGAGGCGGGGAAGGACATCGCCCAGCACATCGCCGCGTTCGCCCCCCGCTACCTCACTCGCGCGGACGTTCCGGAGGACGTCGTCGCTGCGGAGCGACGGATCGCCGAGGCGACGGCTCGGGAGGAAGGGAAACCCGAGCAGGCCCTGCCGAAGATTGTCGAAGGCCGCGTGACCGGCTTCTTCAAGGAGACCGTTCTCACCGAACAGGCGTTCGCCAAGGATCCCAAGAAGACCGTGCAGCAGGTGCTGGACGACGCCGGGGTGCGCGTCGTACGGTTCGCTCGATTCCGGATCGGCCAGCTGTAA
- the rpsB gene encoding 30S ribosomal protein S2, whose translation MAVVTMKELLAGGVHFGHQTRRWNPKMKRFIFTERNGIYIIDLQQSLSYIERAYEFVKDTVARGGTVLFVGTKKQAQQAIAEQATRVGMPYVNQRWLGGMLTNFSTVYKRLQRLKELELLEQNGSLFGQATKKEALMLQREKEKLERTLGGIRDMTRLPAAVWIVDTKKEHIAVDEARKLGIPVVAILDTNCDPDEVDYPIPGNDDAIRSVSLLTRVIADAVAEGLMARAAARATDGKPEPEPVPGQELGADEPLADWERELLARQGVDADELGV comes from the coding sequence ATGGCCGTCGTCACAATGAAAGAACTCCTTGCCGGCGGGGTGCATTTCGGGCATCAAACGCGCCGGTGGAACCCGAAGATGAAGCGTTTCATCTTCACCGAACGCAACGGCATTTACATCATTGATCTTCAGCAGTCGCTGTCGTACATCGAACGAGCGTACGAATTCGTGAAAGACACCGTCGCCCGCGGCGGCACGGTGTTGTTCGTGGGGACGAAGAAGCAGGCGCAACAGGCGATTGCCGAGCAGGCGACCAGGGTCGGGATGCCGTACGTCAACCAGCGGTGGCTGGGCGGCATGCTCACGAATTTCTCCACCGTCTACAAGAGATTGCAGCGATTGAAGGAGCTCGAGCTCCTGGAGCAGAACGGGTCGCTCTTCGGTCAGGCGACCAAGAAAGAAGCCTTGATGCTGCAGCGCGAGAAGGAGAAGCTCGAACGCACCCTCGGCGGCATTCGTGACATGACGCGGCTGCCCGCTGCGGTATGGATCGTCGACACGAAGAAGGAACACATCGCCGTCGATGAGGCCCGTAAACTCGGCATCCCCGTGGTCGCCATTCTGGACACCAACTGCGACCCGGACGAAGTTGACTATCCGATTCCGGGCAACGACGACGCCATCCGGTCGGTGTCCCTGCTGACTCGGGTCATTGCCGACGCGGTTGCGGAAGGTCTGATGGCGCGGGCCGCGGCGCGGGCGACCGACGGCAAACCCGAACCCGAGCCGGTGCCGGGTCAGGAGTTGGGTGCGGACGAGCCGCTTGCCGATTGGGAGCGGGAACTTCTCGCCCGCCAGGGCGTGGACGCCGACGAGCTCGGTGTCTGA
- a CDS encoding M23 family metallopeptidase, whose product MPAATTPSTSSQVRAVPPVAPLRVLRRFDPPTQPWLAGHRGVDLAASAGEPVAAAGYGHVVFSGRIAGRGVVSISVGSIRFTYEPIEPAVAVGEIVRPGMPLGTVARQPDHCGPPGSCLHWGAIRDGRYVDPLLFLRHVRLLPLAATPPAASDALDLTSDAIGPFSDTLGRASDPLGRPLSGHPVPAEGPTPLSRARPATSRSPTEPDVAPRATRAGGTPLSPDTFVPTLFATAGLAVAAATISRRRFRPHHRG is encoded by the coding sequence GTGCCCGCGGCTACGACACCGTCGACGTCCAGCCAGGTGCGCGCCGTACCGCCCGTGGCGCCGCTGCGGGTCCTCCGCCGGTTTGACCCACCGACCCAGCCGTGGCTGGCCGGTCACCGGGGAGTTGATCTCGCGGCGAGCGCGGGCGAACCCGTTGCAGCGGCCGGATACGGACATGTCGTCTTCAGCGGACGGATAGCCGGCCGAGGCGTCGTCTCGATCAGCGTCGGATCGATCCGTTTCACCTACGAGCCGATCGAACCGGCGGTCGCCGTCGGAGAGATCGTGCGGCCTGGTATGCCGCTGGGCACGGTGGCTCGACAGCCGGACCACTGCGGGCCGCCGGGCAGCTGCCTGCACTGGGGAGCAATCCGCGACGGACGCTACGTGGACCCGCTGCTGTTCCTCCGCCACGTGCGGCTGCTGCCCCTCGCGGCGACGCCGCCGGCCGCCTCCGACGCACTCGATCTCACCTCCGATGCGATCGGTCCGTTCTCCGACACGCTCGGTCGTGCTTCCGACCCGCTCGGCCGCCCGTTGTCCGGCCATCCGGTGCCTGCGGAGGGACCCACGCCGCTGAGCCGCGCGCGCCCGGCGACAAGCCGATCCCCCACCGAACCGGACGTCGCGCCGCGAGCGACCCGAGCAGGCGGGACACCGCTGTCACCCGACACATTCGTCCCCACCCTTTTTGCGACCGCGGGACTTGCCGTCGCAGCCGCCACGATCTCGAGACGGCGGTTTCGACCGCACCACCGCGGATGA
- a CDS encoding HAD-IC family P-type ATPase, with product MRPRRVGTAMMTGHPTPPSSEDAETIVLTRDAALARVSRLQGLTAAEVAARRARGLVNSSAIPPSRTVLEILRANVFTRFNALLGGLFAVILVVGPIQDGLFGLVLVFNTAIGVVQELRAKRTLDRLAVITAPHAIVRRDGSTQTIPASEVVIDDVIELRPGEQVVVDGEILAADGLEIDESLLTGESDPITKRPADAVLSGSFVVAGSGLMRATRVGTSSYGAQLAAEARRFTLVRSELRDGINQILRVITWILIPVAALLAWSQLAHNHNLSDAIRGSVAGTVTMVPEGLVLLTSIAFAVGVVRLATQRVVVRELPAIEGLARVDVLCIDKTGTLTTGRLTFDELRPVGTATAQAAWTALAALVRSEETPNATISAIRAAVDQRPERAEASQWTPVAKLAFSSARKFSGADFGSNGIWLLGAPEVLLARQPADAAPPPPADDNADHRPDGSNGEPFAAAAWTQAGDAIDAITRSGRRVLLLARAQYLPEAAADEGARRYPDPGRVEPTALVVLRDELRPDAAETLHFLAAEGVQVKVISGDHPQTVGSIAAQLGLAQLGNPVDARRLPTGDSEELRAAMEANSVFGRVTPHQKRAMVAALRAQGHVVAMTGDGVNDVLALKDADLGIAMGSGTTAARGVAQLVLLDDAFRAVPAVVGEGRRVIANVERVANLFLTKTVYATVLALTVGVAQLPFPFLPRHLTLVSGLTIGIPAFFLALAPNAARARPGFVGRVLRFAVPAGVVAAAATFGAYTLARSDPTTSLAEARTVATLVLAGIGLWILSILARPATRPKQWLVASMITLLVLALIVPWSRSFFALELPRPVLWLAGVGVAGLAGLVLEAGWLAADSIRIVARPESWHWARSKTRSLPGVSRLIEAAHRWRTYRVTWVDTPSGDRDRRKTDKP from the coding sequence GTGCGCCCTAGACGTGTAGGGACGGCGATGATGACTGGCCATCCGACCCCACCGTCGAGCGAGGACGCGGAGACGATCGTGCTGACTCGCGATGCAGCGCTCGCCAGGGTGTCTCGGCTGCAAGGGTTGACTGCGGCCGAGGTTGCGGCCCGGCGAGCTCGCGGGCTTGTCAACAGTAGTGCCATCCCGCCGAGCCGAACCGTTCTGGAAATCCTGCGGGCGAACGTCTTCACACGCTTCAACGCGCTGCTCGGAGGACTCTTCGCCGTCATCCTCGTCGTCGGCCCCATTCAGGACGGTCTCTTCGGACTGGTTCTCGTCTTCAATACAGCCATCGGCGTCGTTCAGGAATTACGTGCGAAACGCACCCTTGACCGCCTCGCCGTCATCACCGCGCCACACGCCATCGTCCGCCGAGACGGATCGACACAGACGATCCCAGCGAGCGAGGTCGTCATCGACGATGTCATTGAGCTTCGGCCCGGCGAGCAGGTGGTCGTCGACGGCGAAATTCTTGCCGCGGACGGCTTGGAAATCGACGAGTCGCTGCTGACCGGCGAGTCTGATCCGATTACCAAGAGGCCGGCGGATGCCGTGTTGTCGGGGAGCTTCGTCGTTGCCGGATCCGGGTTGATGCGAGCCACCCGTGTCGGGACGTCGTCGTACGGAGCCCAGCTCGCGGCCGAAGCCCGGCGTTTCACGTTGGTCCGCTCGGAATTGCGCGACGGCATCAACCAGATTCTGCGGGTCATCACGTGGATTCTCATTCCCGTCGCGGCGCTCCTCGCGTGGAGCCAACTCGCACACAACCACAACCTTTCCGACGCGATCCGCGGTTCCGTCGCCGGTACCGTCACGATGGTTCCCGAGGGACTCGTTCTCCTGACCAGCATCGCCTTTGCGGTAGGGGTTGTCCGGCTGGCCACGCAACGCGTCGTCGTCCGGGAACTGCCCGCCATTGAGGGCCTGGCACGGGTCGACGTTCTGTGTATTGACAAGACCGGAACGCTCACCACAGGACGCTTGACGTTTGACGAATTGCGCCCGGTCGGCACGGCCACGGCGCAGGCGGCGTGGACGGCGTTAGCCGCCCTGGTCCGCAGCGAGGAGACGCCGAACGCCACCATCAGCGCCATTCGCGCCGCCGTCGACCAGCGTCCCGAACGGGCCGAAGCATCGCAGTGGACGCCGGTCGCAAAACTCGCCTTCTCCTCGGCTCGGAAATTCTCCGGGGCCGACTTTGGCTCCAACGGCATTTGGTTACTCGGTGCACCGGAGGTCCTGCTCGCCCGGCAGCCGGCGGACGCGGCACCACCCCCACCCGCCGACGACAACGCCGATCACCGACCGGACGGCTCCAATGGTGAGCCTTTCGCCGCTGCCGCGTGGACGCAGGCCGGTGACGCGATTGACGCCATTACCCGCTCCGGACGTCGCGTCCTTCTTCTCGCCCGCGCCCAGTATCTCCCGGAAGCGGCGGCGGACGAGGGCGCCCGCCGGTATCCGGATCCCGGTCGAGTTGAGCCGACGGCACTTGTCGTCCTTCGCGATGAATTACGGCCGGATGCGGCAGAGACCTTGCACTTCCTAGCCGCTGAAGGCGTCCAGGTCAAGGTGATCTCTGGCGATCATCCGCAGACCGTGGGATCCATCGCTGCGCAACTCGGCCTCGCACAGTTAGGCAATCCCGTGGATGCGCGCCGGCTGCCCACCGGCGACAGCGAGGAACTACGGGCCGCCATGGAAGCCAACTCGGTCTTCGGACGGGTGACGCCCCATCAGAAACGGGCGATGGTTGCCGCGCTCCGTGCCCAGGGACATGTGGTCGCCATGACCGGCGACGGAGTCAACGACGTGCTCGCGCTGAAGGACGCGGACCTCGGCATTGCGATGGGATCGGGAACCACCGCAGCCCGAGGCGTCGCCCAGCTCGTGCTGCTCGATGACGCGTTCCGCGCAGTACCTGCTGTCGTCGGTGAGGGCCGGCGCGTTATCGCCAACGTGGAGCGGGTGGCGAACCTTTTCCTCACGAAAACCGTTTACGCCACGGTCCTCGCGTTGACCGTCGGAGTCGCGCAACTCCCGTTTCCGTTTCTGCCGCGACACTTGACGCTGGTAAGCGGCTTGACCATTGGCATTCCGGCGTTCTTCCTGGCACTCGCCCCCAACGCGGCGCGGGCCCGTCCGGGGTTCGTCGGACGCGTGCTGCGCTTCGCCGTCCCCGCCGGTGTGGTCGCCGCGGCGGCAACGTTCGGGGCTTACACGCTCGCCCGTTCGGATCCGACGACGTCGTTGGCAGAGGCACGAACGGTTGCGACCCTCGTCCTCGCCGGCATCGGGCTGTGGATTTTATCGATTTTGGCGCGGCCCGCGACTCGCCCGAAGCAGTGGCTCGTCGCATCGATGATCACACTGCTCGTATTGGCTCTCATCGTTCCGTGGAGCCGCTCATTCTTCGCCCTGGAACTGCCGCGGCCGGTTCTCTGGCTGGCCGGAGTCGGTGTCGC